The following proteins are co-located in the Phocoena phocoena chromosome 1, mPhoPho1.1, whole genome shotgun sequence genome:
- the LOC136120954 gene encoding LOW QUALITY PROTEIN: uncharacterized protein (The sequence of the model RefSeq protein was modified relative to this genomic sequence to represent the inferred CDS: inserted 1 base in 1 codon), giving the protein MMPGCQASHSNTCSRLNHPTNVSFLARAGTPGWSHGPSVTWANNLKCSRTXSGSEASSSPSEQSDNPGTPRLPVRRICMGRPYNSRCVETSHLVKCPKVARKLACRGSPHCLLCTDRPSGPSGPTSLDQLIRGINYLDRSTNAFYTNRPKSSLSLPRLAASYLARAANSIHLDHLDHSFPRRYSNPSTRLAASDNSCTSTCMAPSSRAVHALQYVDDSTNPSCPHGPPSRNLTPMLPQKPGIKLPELSLFGNGIFSLGHLPKFWEAILLGWRAPEPISKPCSWW; this is encoded by the exons ATGATGCCTGGATGCCAAGCGAGCCATTCTAACACCTGCAGCCGCTTGAACCATCCCACCAATGTGTCCTTTCTGGCCCGGGCTGGGACTCCAGGCTGGTCCCACGGCCCCAGCGTGACCTGGGCTAACAACCTCAAGTGCTCTCGTA TGAGTGGCTCAGAGGCAAGCAGCAGCCCTTCAGAGCAGTCTGACAACCCCGGCACCCCCAGACTTCCAGTGAGGAGAATTTGCATGGGCCGGCCCTACAACTCCAGGTGTGTGGAGACAAGCCACTTGGTGAAGTGCCCCAAGGTGGCCAGAAAGCTTGCTTGTCGTGGCAGTCCCCACTGCCTGCTCTGTACAGATCGTCCCTCGGGTCCCTCTGGCCCCACCTCCCTGGACCAACTCATCAGAGGCATCAACTACCTTGACAGATCCACCAATGCCTTCTACACCAACCGCCCTAAGTCATCCCTGAGCCTGCCGAGGCTTGCAGCCAGCTACCTGGCACGCGCCGCCAACTCCATCCACCTGGACCACCTGGACCACTCCTTCCCCCGCAGGTACTCCAACCCCAGCACCAGACTGGCCGCCTCTGACAACTCCTGCACCAGCACCTGCATGGCGCCGTCCTCCAGGGCTGTCCATGCTTTGCAGTACGTGGATGACTCCACCAACCCGAGCTGCCCTCATGGGCCTCCTAGCCGGAACCTCACTCCCATGCTGCCGCAGAAGCCGGGGATAAAGTTGCCTGAGCTCTCTCTCTTCGGCAATGGGATCTTTTCCTTAGGTCATCTGCCCAAGTTCTGGGAAGCAATCCTCTTGGGTTGGAGAGCCCCCGAGCCCATCTCTAAGCCCTGTAGCTGGTGGTGA